Genomic window (Chionomys nivalis chromosome 7, mChiNiv1.1, whole genome shotgun sequence):
cgacCCATCCTtgtcattttaattctttataattagTGTTTATTGATCTTATAAATGAtagagagaaaatttaaattttcaatgGCGGGGTTTAAACAGGTTCTCTGGCATTAAAACATTTCCAGGTTCATTTAGGCAAGAAATGTAAGTTTTAGACTCTTATAGCTTCCTCTGCTGGAAAAGGCTGGGTTGGCTTTTGAACCCCAGAGGATAACCAGTTCTTAGACAATAGTCACCAGGTACTTGCTCTCTGATCTATAACACAAAacggtttctgtcttgcccatcAGCTCCTCTGATTCCCGAGCAGTAACATGTGGAGCAGCATCTCTGTCTGCAGAGAAGGTCACAGTGAACGGAAGGGACTATAAGAAGTACTCGGTGGCATGCCAGGAGGATGTCACCTGCCCGACTGCCGAGGAGACCTTGCCCATTGAGCTGGTGATGGAGGCGcagcacaaagataaatatgaaaACTACAGCACCGGCTTCTTCATCAGGGACATCAGTGAGTTTTGCATGGGAGCATATACTTGGCAAGCAAAGACCCTTGGGAAGCAAAGATGCCGTGTGCCACATGGTCATGATCCCCTGGGCATAGGATTTACCTGCAGCCTTTTTTATTCTGCACCTCCTGAAAAGCATGACATAGAAACTCTTGTCTGCATTttgcagaggaggaaactgaaagATTAAGCTGCCTTTCTCCAGATCTCTAGTCTCACAGCTCAGACCCTGATTTCCCTCATGCAGTAGGCATTTGGGGACATGTCTAGTCTGCTCCCTAGTTAGGTGAGTCATGGATTTGAGAGTCACTGGGTCATCTACCCTGAGGCCAGAACTTGCCTACCATCTGCAGTTTGCACAGTTCATTTTTCTCTAGCAATCACATATATGTGTGGAGTATAAAATCCTTCGGACATCTACTTCTAAACTGACAGACAGAGAGtttgtcttttttcatttcctttacaaCATATTCATGGAATGGTCATCCTGATAAAATGTGGTGGAATCAGAGACCTTGATGCAGAATTTTCAGAAAGTCTGTAGGTGGTGGGGTTGGGTGTTAACACAGGGATGGCCAGGGAGGTACCCTCTGAGAAGATGACTTTTGACAGAGGCCTAAAGCCtctatttattgtattattattacagtattattattattattattattaattatagtaACAATACTATGAAGGACATTTGTAAAGTGTCTACCAGGAACAGTATAGTCATTGTGTGGAATAGAGCTAGGCTTCCTAAATGGGAGCATACTCCAGAAATGTCTCTCCATCAAGAAGAAAGTGCCACCTGAAGATCATGATACTCACTGTATTGTCAGACGGAATCCAGGGGTGGCACCTAGTAGATTATAAGTCTTGGGTCAGCTACATGCTTAGTGCAAAGTAGGGGATCAAGCCCAGAGAGGGTGTCCCTGACTGCAGAGCCCAGATACTAGTCTTTATTAAGCAGAATGACATCAGGGCCTGCCAGTCTGTGTAGTGAAGAAAAGGCTCAAAAACATAGGATGCTGTCCGTAACAGTGACTTCCTCACGTGGAAGAAGCATCCTCCACCGCCATACCTCACAGGTGCTGCCTGGGTGCTCAGAGAACGAACTATAGGGACTCGAAGGTGGAAGGATCAGCCATCCGAGATCAGAAGCCTAAACCCAGGTTCCAAAGTCTGGCAAGATAATAAAGGAGGTTTGTCCTCTTCTGCAGTCAAACCGGACCCGCCCAAGAACCTGCAGGTGAAGCCGCTGAGGAACTCTGAGGTGGAGGTGTCCTGGGAGTATCCTGACTCCTGGAGCACTCCCCACTCCTACTTCTCCCTCAAGTTCTTTGTCCAGCTCCATCGCAGGAGAGAAAGGGTAAGGTGGGGGCAGGGACACAGGCATGGTGGGTGTATCCAGGTCAGACTTATGCAGCCCATGTGGGGACAATGTGAAGATCCTAACAACCAGGCAGGCACTTGCTGCAGGACTAGACCAGTACTGAGGAATCTATTTCTCTGTGTTCCACACACAACCCACACAAAGGCCcagaggcgcacacctttaatctcagcactcgggaggcagaggcaggcggatctttgtgagtttgaggccagcctggtctacaagagctagttccaggacaggctccaaaactacagagaaaccctatcttaaaaaactaagtaagtaagtaaataaataaataaataaataaataaatagagaactGGGTTCCAGGAGCCTAAAATGATTGTTTCAACCAAGTGAATGTAATAAATGCTAGAACATTGGTGTTGTGCCTCACACAATATGAATAATCCCTACTTGTATAATATACAGAGCAATCGTTTCATCTAGCAAGGTCCCCGCACTTATACAGACTAGCATGGTCACTTTCCAGTCCTCTGGCCCTTAACACAGTGATCTCTCATAagtttttggagacagttttATAGAGCCTTTAAAGTCACAAATCAAAGGCTTTTTCCTACATAGCATTTAGAATGTGGTGACAATTCAGCTCAGAGATTCAATCACTCTCTCAAAGTGAGAGCAGAAAATGAAGTTATCTTGAAACAGATTGTAACTGTTAGCTAAATTTTGCTAAGTTTCAgccctgtgtatatgtatttaacGCTCATATCTTAAATAGGTAATGTTGGGTGTTTTCTACTTGGTAAAAGCTTTCTGAGCACTTTTACATAAATAGTGTATTTACCTGCTTCAATTCTTAGAGGCAGGCATTATCATGGGCCCCATTAATAAATAAGGAGAGGTACAGAGAGCCAAAGACATGTTCCTGAAACCCCAAAGCTGTTTAGTAGCACTGCCAGGATTTGAAGTCACCAATGTAAGCTGACAGGCACGTGAGGGATGGGGGATGTGGTATTTCTGGATAGCCAGAATACAACTAAGGAAGGCTGGTCTCAGTCCCCCCCATGAGCCTCATACTGGAGTCTTTGCCTGTGAACAGACTACTATTCCGAGAGACAGAAGGTGAAGCTTACTAAACAGAAAAGCAAGGCCCTGGGAGATGGGCGAGTCAGTGAAGTGTTTCCTGCTGAAGCATGAAGACCTGGATTCTAACTCCCAGAAATTATGTAAAAGCTGGACGGAATGCCTATAACCCTGGCATGGCACAAGTATGCGCACGTACTCACACACGCATTTACACGTGTATTTACAGCTTCTGCCAGCAGGTGGTGCAAGGATAGTGTCCTTAAGACGACACTGTGTTTGTTTAAGGAGGTTATGTTCTGCAGGAACATGCCAGCCTGCCTTAGATTGCCTAAAGCCCTTTCATACTTTCCTCTCCTTTGTAGGAAAATGTCTCCATGCTTATAGACGAGACCTCTACCAAAGTCACATGCCTCAAAGGTACAGAGGTCCGCGTGCGAGCTCAGGATCGCTACTATAATTCATCGTGGAGCAAATGGACATCTGTGCACTGCAGTTAGGTGAGCAGGTCCAAAAATCTCAGACACACCTACACATTCAGCTCTCCCGGTGGAGGACAACAGTGGGGGCGTGGCTTGTGAGAGAGGAGGGGATAGAGTTCCTGGCACAGGGATATCAGGATAGCATTTGTTCATTCCCAGATATTAATTTGATGTGTTTGTTAGTTCAGGCACTGTCCTGGGCCCAGGAATATTACAATCAAGAAAACAGGCAAGGGTCCtatctttgggggggggggggcacaaggAAGGCCGGATGCCGAGGAAGCCAGGAATTAGAGTCAGGAGGACCCTGAAGTAGATAAAGTTGGAACATCATCCTAGGGGCTCTGAGGATCACTGATGAGCTTTTAATAGCCTGACGCGATGCCCTTTTAAGGAAAATCTCTCGAGAGCCCTTGGCAAGCATGAGACTAACTGAATTCTGAGCTTGTAAGGAAGGGCTGGTCCTTCTCGCATGGGAATCCCCAAACCCAATGGCTAGGGAGAAGGTGTGCTGAGCAATGAAAGGGTACACTTCTGACTAACACAGACTTACCCACATTTCCTTACAGGGTCTAATCCCAGGATGCaactttggaagaaaaaaaagtgcaaGACGTTAGGAAAAAATGTTGAAACTTGTGATAGAAGAGACCCCTCCAAAAACTATTTTCTACTTAGTTGGCTTTTTCCAGTGTTTTAGCTTCATAATGAcacctttgctttatttcttcatttaaatgTCAAATGCCCACTGAGACAACGAGCTAATTTATTAACATAGCGAGCcttatgttatttaaatatttaagtaatttatgtatttattaatttatttctgtatttaacATTTGTATACCAAGATGTATTGAATATTTCATGTTCTCATGGCCTGATCCACAGGGACCAGGCCCTATTATGCAAAGtgtgaatttattattttgttcaacacCTTTTCAACCAGTGCACAGGTACCCTGGCTTTTGAGACAGCCAATATAAGAGCATAATATTCTGACACAAGCAATGTTACATATTTGTGACCAGTAAAGAAAGACACAGGGGACATTAGGAGGCTATGAAGAAGCTATGAACGAAATTCCAAAGAAATTAGTGCTGGCTCCAACATCAGTGAAGACCTCCTAGCAGTGGCATTGATAAGAAGCCAGGACCTCCTGTGCTCCTATTAGACTTCGGGTAccttaatttaaaagattttctaaATCCAGGTTTGGGGCTATAGCTCagatggtagagtgtttgcctagaattcatgaagccctgagtttggtccccagcccTGTATAAACTAAgcatggaggtgcacaccttaatcctagcactagggaaatAGAGGAACTTCAGAAATATCAGACGTTTAGCATCTTCCCCATCTacattacaagttcaaggccagcctagactgtaTGATATACTACCtcaagaagaagggaaggagagagagggtagGGAGAGTTAGCTGGTTACCTCCTTGGCAGTCCCCACCTCCAACACTCATAAGACACAGAAGAGAGGCATCCTGGGTGTTTGGAAGAAAAGGGACTCTTGGAATTGACATTTGAGAGGGAACATAAGTATAGTTGTGTCTAGAGGACATAAAATCCAAAGTGCCTTAATAACCTTGCAAATGGatgcaaagaaaaccatatagaaTCACTGCCTCATCAGCCTGAGTACAGCTATGACCTGACAGGACCCCTCATGCCCCCAAAGGTACTGCATCTACATAATGACCTAATACCATGCTTCTTGTAGTGATCGcctttgtctgtttatttattcatgtatttatttatttattgatgtctTGTGAAACCAAACGAATAAAAACTTTTCTTCGCAACCATGGTTTGCTTCTTTCTCAGCTGACTATGGCGTTCCGTTTCCAAGCCTATTTGGGtaccctccaccttccccctcctcctccctctcctaccACCCCATCGTCTAAGAACTGCTTCTCCTTGAAATGATTTCATCTCCAATTGTGCAGAATCGCTCTTTCCTTTTATAGTGTCTCCAGCATCGGCACCTTGCTGAGCTCAGGGTGTCTCCAGCATCGGCACCTTGCTGAGCTCAGGGTGTCTCCAGCATCGGCACCTTGCTGAGCTCAGGGTGTCTCCAGCATCGGCACCTTGCTGAGCTCAGGGAAGGTCTCTGCAAGCTTCTCAGCAGGAACTCCGTGAGGGCACAACACTGCACTGTGCCCTCTTTAGGGGTTTGCTGCTCCATCATCCATCCTGAAATGATACTCTGATTTCCCCCCTTGTCTTAGTTCgctttatattgctgtgataaaccccCACAATCAAAAgcaattggggaggaaagggttcattgtAACTTAAGGCGTGTAGACCACcgtgaagggaagtcagggtaggaactcaagatAGAAACTAAAGCAGGAGCCATGGAGGAGcactgattactggcttgctctttgtGACTtgctcagtttttctttcttatacaagTCAGGACTACCTGCCCTAGGATAGCACTGTTCATAGTAGCCTGGGCCCTTCCATGTCAgcaatcaatgaagaaaatgaccCTCAGGCTTGCCTATAGGTCAATGTGAtggtgacattttcttttttctttttctaataatttctttttttttc
Coding sequences:
- the Il12b gene encoding interleukin-12 subunit beta, yielding MCHQRLTISWFAVVLLASPLMAIWELEKGVYVVEVDWSPGAPGERVALTCDTPEEEDIIWTFEKSGNTVGSGKTLTILVKEFLEAGQYTCHKGGKTLSHSHLLLHKKENGIWSTDIVKDQKDPRNKTFLKCEAANYSGRFTCWWLTAISSDLKFNVKSSSSSSDSRAVTCGAASLSAEKVTVNGRDYKKYSVACQEDVTCPTAEETLPIELVMEAQHKDKYENYSTGFFIRDIIKPDPPKNLQVKPLRNSEVEVSWEYPDSWSTPHSYFSLKFFVQLHRRRERENVSMLIDETSTKVTCLKGTEVRVRAQDRYYNSSWSKWTSVHCS